CACAGCCTTTTTGGATCTGATCGAATAGAACCTTGCCTTAGACCTTGCGACCGAATACTCTTCGTTCGGATTGACGACTTGGACCCACTTCTCCATACGGTGAGAGAGAAAAAGAGCTGTAGATTCGAACAGGTAACGCAGTTGGAGTAGCTTGCATGCCTGCGAGGCTAAGGTGACATGTGTTTTGGATCTTCCTCTCTTTGCTTGCCTATTCTCAATGTACTGTGGATTCCACTCCCAGGGGCTGGCATTAAAGAACCAAAGATCTTGCGCGACCGGTCCGCCAGAAAAACTCAAAAGAGAAAGAGAGGTATGCACTGTGAAGGAAGCCCTCTGACCCACTCTTCCTTCCCCCTACCTACCCATAAGGTAGGTAGGGGCCTCGGTATCTCTATTTCCTCTGAGAAACCTACACCAAACTACTTCAAGAAACCTACCAATTCGAGAAACAAAACAATAAAAACCTTTCAAAAAAAACTAATTACGAGAATCAATCGTTTCCCTTTTTGGGAGGCTTCCACTGCTTGCGCGAGTGAGCAATTATTATTGCTCGGATATCTTGGGGTGACAAGATCCCGAGCATAGAAAAGTCCCGGGGGAACGTGCGTACCATGTATAGGATCTCCCGGGGTTCAAGGAATGCTAGAAGTTTGTCTATATGATCTCTTAAGCCGGGGAAATCGCGGTATTCAGATTCCAAAAGATATTTTTTAAAGATTTCTTTGTAATTGTCAGACGATCCCCCCGCTGCGGAGGAGAAGTACCTTTTCTTTGGAATTGTCATTCCCCTCCTACTTATTATAGTCCTCCTAGAATCCAAGGCATTTCGTCGGAATACATCCTGTCTTTTCACCTTTGTAGTCCTATGCATAGTAAGTACTATAGCCCCAATCATAGCTACTAATAAAATCAGACTAGAAACCAAAAACCAGACGGAATAGTAGGTATAAAGCAAATTGCCCAATGTTTCCAAATTAGTCCAACTtcgtacctttccggcataaacCGTATATCTCAGAGAGGTCGTATTTCTGTGGGTTGGTAGTAATGGAATGGTTTCATTATCTAAAATGAAGAACATTTCCCACCAAAAGATCAGTCCAATAATACCACTCACTGGTAAATAGCGCAATACTTCTTCGTGAATCTCCGCTATTTGAATATTGAACATCATAACCACGAATAGGAATGAAACGGCAATAGCTCCTATATGAACTACTGGGGAGATCATAGCGGAGAAGTCGAGACCTAACAAAATAAGTAAACCCGAAGTGTCGCAAAAGACTAGGATGGGAAACAAAACGGAATGTACCGGATTTTTAGCACGTACAACCATCAAACCAGAGACCAAAGCAGGGCTCGACAAAACAGAAAGTATCATGGTACGTCGTCCTCCCTTGAAATGGAACTTGAATGCTGGAGCAAGAAGACGCATTCAAGTCGATCTATTACGACCAGCGCGGTTGTTCGTATTTCATTTTCTTCTTCCAAGCCGACGCTCTTCTTATAAAAGAAAGCACTCACTGAATTACTTACTGAATCTCGTCTTTCTCTCGACGCCGAGAATTTTTTACGTGTCCGGGTCGATCAGAGGTTCGGCTTGCTTCTCCCCCACCCTCGCCTATGAAATGGATAACCCTTGCTGCCATAGCAGCAGGATTTTAAGGGCTTCTGTTGAAGCGGAATAGGAGGAAGCCATGCATTCTTTCAAGAATCTCCAAACCCCCCCTTTACCTTCTCTTTCTATTCTATAAAAAGGCGAACATCTAATCTAGGCCCGGTCGCCTTTCTATGAAGGCGAGCAGCCCAGCCcccttgttgaaatttggatattAAGGAAGCCGTATTTCGCAATAGCAGCTCCGAGAAGCTGGGCTTAGGGTGCGCCTCCTGCGGTCGTTTCAGTGACTCAATTGGCTGGCTTCCCTCAGCTCAGACTGGTGTCGCCACCTCTCCCAGGACCGGAATGATTATCCCCGCCCGATGGGTCTACATTCATCCCTGAATGTCGTCGGGTACTCTTCACTTCCCCGCCATTCTTGTAACCGTCACCTGTAATCCGCGCAGGTGTGTCCGCACCCCCTGGAGTGGACGAGAAAGAAAGGATTTTTTCTCGGAGCAACCCCCAGGTTCCAGACCCAGGAGTTCACTTTCCCGTATGAGCATTCGGTACATATATAAGTCAGTGGAAGAGTCAAAGGGTCACCACTACTGAGGATCTCCCCCCCCCCCTATCTTAGAAGGGTCGTCTGAGGGTTCGCCGCGGTTCATTGCTGTGCTTACACACTAGGCTACCCTTCTCCGAAAGCTCCGCGGGACCACCTATCACTAGTCTTCGGCCGGAGGGGTTTATTGCACAAAAAGGCCGGGACGCGGGCTCCCGCAGAGGAAAGCCCAACGAATGTCAGATGCAAAGCCCCGCACCTCATTAAGATCATATTGGCATACTCTCCTAAAAAAAAAAGAGCAGACCCCATTGAAGACGGGAGTGAGGTACAACAAGGCCATTTCCGTCCACCTTCTCACGGAGCCGTACGTGGACGTTACCGCTCATACAGCTCCCAGCCAGCAAGCAGTTAGCTTTCCTCTAGAAGTCATGGAAGTGTGGATAAATCGACGGAAGGTTTTTATTCCTTATAAACCCGCCCTAACCGTTCTAAATATGGACGGAGAGCGGTCTTCATTTTTTCGGGGTGCTCCAGATCACATTTAAGATCTAGGAAAGACGATAGGGAGTTTGTGGGCTTCCCTTGGCATTGCAAGATGGCCTCTATCGTCTTTTCGAGAGCCCCCCGTTGCCCCGTCAAGGGGCTGACATAGAGAGACCTAATTAGTGCCAGCCGAAACTCGGAATTAGCCCCAATTCCGGTAACCAGCTCTGCTTTCGCGGTCTCAAAAGGAGAAGCCTCGAGCGCTTGCAGTAGCTCTGCCCGCCTATTTCCTTCGAAGCTTGCCTCTGCAGACTGTCTTGCAACTTTCCACCGCCTGTCGGATTCCTCCATCTCGACACGCAAACATCGTTTTGAGGAGTTTCCCCCCCGTTCGCCGCCGTCCAGCCGGCGGCTACTCTGGGATGGATCGAGGTTTAGCCCAACAGAGGGGGCTTGCTCCCTTTCTTCTGGTTCTGGCGCTAAGGAAGGACCAGCGGGTGGCGTTTCCGGTAAAGGGGGAATCTCCAGGAGGAGCCCCAGACTTTCGAAGTGCCCCACCACCATGCGTGGGGTTGTGCCCTCTGGCTCCGGGCTAGAGGTAATTTCTATGATCTCTCCGGCCCTTTGTTCCTTGTCACCATCGCAATAAGAATAAGGAGACGCGTCGTCATCCAGACGGAAAAAGACACCCAGGATGCCACCAAAAGCCATTAGCCCCTTCCCGATTGGATTTCTCTTTTCGTTTTTCCGGAAACCACAGAggaacaaaaagaaaagaaagagaatATGAACTATCGTACAAAATAACAGAAAGTCCGGCCACCAGTCGCTGACGAACTCCCAGTCTCCTTTTAAAAGGAACTGGCCAATTAACTTAGAAAAAAAACGTTCTATCTTTAGAATGCAAAAGTTTCTCATTTCAGAAATCCAAACTTTCCCCACCCCCACTACTGCCCTTTCAAAAAGAAATCCTGCTTTGGTGGGCTTCCCCCAAGAACAATGGGGCGTCTGCCTAAGCACCGGCAGTTCATATTGTCGATATGAGTATAATTGCCTCGATAAATAGATAAGAATTCCTTCCTTTACCGGTAAATGAATAGGAATCAGGTTAATAAAACCGGAACAGTTTCCGCCTTCCTCTCGAACTGAGCTAATCCTCAGAAATATTCAGTTTCATCATTACAGGAAATCCTATACCTGCGTGTTACCACCCGGTATGGAGCCATCGTCGTCTTCGGCGTAGCGTGAAAACCTTCCTAGGGTCTTCGAGTCGTTCTGGACTGGCTAGCAACACTAGTTGAACTTAACCCAGATCAATGCCTTCTCGTATTTTGTGCTTCAAGTGTTCCCGTTCACATTCAGAGCGTATTCCTTTCATAGAGGAAAATGTTTACGGCCTCTTCTCCTCTGGTATGACTAACCATGTCATAAAGGTAGGTTCCCGCATTCTCTCTCTATCGGGTCCTTCCCGAACAAGTGGAATTTCACCGCCTTGCATCCTGGCTTGCGCACACCCCGGGTATGATTTGCTAATCAAGCATCTTTACCGGTAATCCTCGTCTATCCCTAGCATATAGCTTTCTTCTGAGGGCCGTTGGAGTTCGCAACTCGTTTATCCTCCCCTTTTGAGGAAAGATAACA
Above is a genomic segment from Lolium perenne isolate Kyuss_39 unplaced genomic scaffold, Kyuss_2.0 unplaced35, whole genome shotgun sequence containing:
- the LOC139834333 gene encoding LOW QUALITY PROTEIN: uncharacterized protein (The sequence of the model RefSeq protein was modified relative to this genomic sequence to represent the inferred CDS: inserted 5 bases in 4 codons), whose protein sequence is MSSGTLHFPAILVTVTCNPRRCVRTPWSGRERKDFFSEQPPXFQTQEFTFPYEHSKGRLRVRRGSLLCLHTRLPFSESSAGPPITSLRPEGFIAXKRPGRGLPQRKAQRMSDAKPRTSLRSYWHTLLKKKEQTPLKTGVRYNKAISVHXSHGAVRGRYRSYSSQPASXVSFPLEVMEVWINRRKEILYLRVTTRYGAIVVFGVA